In Prunus dulcis chromosome 1, ALMONDv2, whole genome shotgun sequence, the following are encoded in one genomic region:
- the LOC117627165 gene encoding Golgi apparatus membrane protein-like protein ECHIDNA encodes MDLSQPQGENYANPKTCFFHVLFKAGALAFYILSALFFDNFVIIFVVTVLLAALDFWVVKNVSGRILVGLRWWNEINDLGESVWKFECLDQESLARMNKKDSWLFWWTLYLTAVAWIVLGIFSLIKFQADYLLVVGVCLTLSIANIVGFTKCRKDAKKQIQQFASQTIASRFSSTIQSAFSVV; translated from the exons ATGGATCTCAGCCAG CCACAAGGGGAAAACTATGCTAACCCAAAGACATGCTTCTTCCATGTTCTTTTCAAG GCTGGGGCGTTGGCTTTTTACATACTTTCTGCCCTCTTCTTTGATAACTTTGTCATCATTTTTGTTGTGACTGTTCTTCTTGCTGCTCTTGATTTCTGGGTAGTTAAGAATGTGAGTGGACGCATTTTAGTTGGTTTGAGGTGGTGGAATGAAATAAATGATCTTGGTGAGAGCGTGTGGAAATTTGAGTGCCTTGACCAAGAG TCATTGGCTCGGATGAACAAAAAAGATTCATGGCTCTTCTGGTGGACGCTTTACCTCACG GCTGTTGCATGGATTGTGCTTGGAATATTTTCTCTAATAAAGTTTCAGGCAGATTATCTCCTTGTTGTAGGAGTTTGTTTGACCCTCAGCATTGCAAATATTGTTGGCTTTACCAAATGCCGCAAAG ATGCGAAAAAGCAGATCCAACAGTTTGCCTCCCAGACCATTGCCTCCCGGTTCTCATCAACGATTCAATCAGCATTCAGTGTTGTGTGA
- the LOC117627153 gene encoding 2-(3-amino-3-carboxypropyl)histidine synthase subunit 1-like yields the protein MDLSQTKKPHAPPKRFVRSQIPDSILHDAALNAAVALLPSNYNFEVHKCVWRVRSTHASRVALQLPEGLLMYSLVLSDILSTFGGASQCFVLGDATYGACCIDDLAAKALDADLLIHFGHSCLVPLHVTTIPCLYVFVEISIDVSRLIETVHLSIQNPHSKTLVLAGTIQFASAIRAAKPELEARGFKVLNPQSKPLSAGEVLGCTAPKIARNICRNSNQEEEDKESIVVFVADGRFHLEAIMIANPELKAFRYDPYLGKLFLEEYDQKGMRESRKSAILKAKEASNWGVVLGTLGRQGNPRILQRLEKKMREKGFAYTVVLMSEISPPRIALFEDSVDAWIQIACPRLSIDWGDAFKKPLLNPFEADIALGLIPGWWDKTKKNDVGCCGCANGNGAAAGEEEAVVGDYPMDYYALDGGEWNSSYVNKPSRPLRRDCASATAANIE from the exons ATGGATCTCAGCCAG ACGAAGAAGCCACACGCGCCACCAAAGCGCTTCGTGAGGAGCCAAATCCCGGACTCAATCCTACACGACGCGGCTCTTAACGCCGCAGTAGCGCTGCTTCCCTCCAACTACAACTTCGAAGTCCACAAGTGCGTCTGGCGTGTCCGCTCCACCCATGCCTCGCGCGTGGCCCTCCAACTCCCCGAGGGCCTCCTCATGTATTCTCTGGTGCTCTCTGACATCCTCTCTACCTTCGGTGGCGCCTCCCAGTGCTTTGTTCTTGGCGACGCGACCTACGGAGCGTGCTGCATAGATGACCTAGCCGCCAAAGCCCTTGACGCTGACCTCCTCATACACTTTGGCCACAGCTGCCTCGTCCCCCTCCACGTCACCACAATCCCCTGCCTCTATGTCTTTGTTGAAATATCCATTGACGTCTCCCGATTAATCGAGACTGTCCATCTCAGCATCCAAAACCCTCACTCAAAAACCCTTGTCCTCGCCGGGACCATCCAATTCGCCTCTGCAATCCGAGCCGCCAAACCCGAGCTCGAAGCCCGTGGTTTCAAGGTCCTCAACCCACAGTCAAAACCGTTGTCCGCCGGTGAGGTTTTGGGCTGTACAGCCCCCAAAATCGCACGCAATATATGCAGAAACAGCAAccaggaggaggaggataaGGAGAGCATCGTGGTTTTTGTGGCGGACGGGCGGTTTCATTTGGAAGCGATTATGATAGCGAATCCAGAGCTTAAGGCTTTTCGGTACGACCCCTATTTGGGGAAGCTGTTTCTGGAGGAATATGATCAAAAGGGAATGAGGGAGTCGAGGAAGAGCGCAATTTTGAAGGCAAAGGAGGCCTCAAATTGGGGTGTGGTGTTGGGGACTTTAGGAAGGCAAGGCAATCCCAGGATTCTACAGAGgctggagaagaagatgagggaGAAAGGGTTTGCTTATACAGTGGTTTTGATGTCGGAGATTAGTCCTCCGAGAATTGCTCTGTTTGAGGATTCAGTGGATGCTTGGATTCAGATTGCTTGTCCCCGCTTGTCCATTGATTGGGGAGATGCGTTTAAGAAGCCGCTGTTGAATCCGTTTGAGGCTGACATTGCTCTTGGTTTGATTCCTGGTTGGTGGGACAAGACTAAAAAGAATGATGTGGGTTGCTGTGGTTGTGCTAATGGAAATGGGGCCGCGGCTGGAGAGGAAGAAGCTGTTGTTGGGGATTATCCCATGGACTACTATGCTTTGGATGGTGGAGAGTGGAATTCATCTTATGTCAACAAGCCTTCCCGCCCGCTTAGGAGGGATTGTGCATCGGCTACTGCTGCTAACATTGAATAG